Part of the Nostoc sp. ATCC 53789 genome, TTAGTGAGAAATGTTAGATAGCAATGGGGGATTAGGTGACAGGTGACAGGTGACAGTGAATAATCTGTAACCTGTAACCTGTACCCTATTCCCTTTCCTAATCCCTAAGCGATCGTCACATCTGGCGATAAGTAAACATCTTGAATGGTATGAAATAACTTCACACCTTCCTCAAAGGGACGCTGGAAGGTCTTTCGCCCAGAAATTAATCCCGAACCACCGGCGCGTTTGTTGATTACGGCGGTGCGAATTGCTTCGGCAAAGTCATTTTTACCAGTCGCGCCACCAGAATTAATCAACCCTACGCGCCCAGAGTAGCAATTTAGTACTTGGTAACGAGTTAAATCAATTGGGTGATCGGTTGTCAATTCTGTATAAACGCGCTCATCTGTTTTGCCGTAACTCTTACCACTGGCTTTGGCAACTGCACCATAACCATTGTTATTTTCGGGTAACTTTTGTTTGATGATATCAGCTTCAATCGTTACACCCAAATGATTCGCCTGTCCGGTGAGGTCAGCCGCAAGGTGATAATCCTTATCTTGTTTAAAGGCGTTATTCCGCAGATAGCACCAGAGAATAGTCGCCATTCCTAATTCATGGGCGCGTTTAAAAGCTTTGCTGATTTCCTGAATCTGTCTGGTAGACTGGTCTGAACCAAAGTAGATTGTCGCACCTACCGCCGCCGCCCCTAGATTCCAA contains:
- a CDS encoding class I fructose-bisphosphate aldolase; translation: MTTTLKESSSIESLLGKEAEDLLTYKAKVSQDLLHLPGPDFVDRIWINSDRNPQVLRNLQLLYSTGRLANTGYLSILPVDQGIEHSAGASFAPNPIYFDPENIVKLAIAAGCNAVATTLGTLGIVSRKYAHKIPFIAKINHNELLTFPNQFDQVLFADVEQAWNLGAAAVGATIYFGSDQSTRQIQEISKAFKRAHELGMATILWCYLRNNAFKQDKDYHLAADLTGQANHLGVTIEADIIKQKLPENNNGYGAVAKASGKSYGKTDERVYTELTTDHPIDLTRYQVLNCYSGRVGLINSGGATGKNDFAEAIRTAVINKRAGGSGLISGRKTFQRPFEEGVKLFHTIQDVYLSPDVTIA